The DNA sequence TGCACAAATCGCCCAATGCCAAGGCGCGTAAGCAAGCCGAACGCGACATCGACAGCGCAGCCGCCGCGATCTGACGGGCGCGACGCCACGTGACCATCGACGACGCTGTCGTCAAGACGGCGGCCGATTCGATCAGCCGCGGGGAGTGCATCGTCCTCTTCGATGATTTCGCCGAGGATGGTGGTGCGGATCTCGTGATGGCCGCGGCCCTGGTCACCACGGCGCAGATGGCTTTTTTCGTTCGGTACACCGGCGGGTTCATCGCGGTCGCATTGCCCGAGAGCCGCTGTAATCGCCTGCGTATTCCCTCAGTGGTCGACAATGACGAGGACTGGCGCACGCCCCATCACGGTGTCGCCGTGGACGCTGCGGAGGGTATCGGCACCGGTATCTCCGCGACGGATCGCGCGCACACCGCCCGATTGCTGGCCGATCCCGAGTCGGCACATGCGGACTTCACGCGGCCCGGCCACGTGATCCCTCTGCGAGTGCCGCGGCGGGCTTACCGTTCTGGCGCGGCCGACCCGATCGCGACCGCGCTGTATCTCTGCGCCGCCGGCGGATTTCCGGCCGCACTGCGCAGTCAGTTGGTGCAGGACGCCGGCCCGCGGATGACCGGTGCCGAGGCGGAGGTCTTCGCCCGAGCACACGGACTGCTTTCGGTGTCTCATGTGGCCGTGCTCCGTGCGGTCAATCCCGCGACGGTTCTGTGATTGGGAGGCCCGGCCTTTGGCGAGAGCGACGTTCAGCGCGGTCATCGATCACCCAGTGGAGGTCGTGTGGGAGGTGATCGGCGATTTCCACGGAATCGATCGGTGGGTCGGCATGATCACCGCCAGTGTCGCCGAGGGGGGCGGCCGCGGCTCGGTCGGCTCGGTGCGACGGCTGACACTCGCTGACGGTCGCACCGTTGCCGAGCGACTTCTGATGTTCGACGACGTGGCCCGTCGGCTCGCGTACGACTTTCCGGAGGGCTGTCCGTTTCCGGTCGACGGCTTCGTCGGGTCGGTCGAGTTGGCGCCGATCACCGAGACCGGCGCGACGTTTCTCCAGTGGCACTCGTCGTTCGATGCCGACGGCGCTTCGCGAGATGCAATGGCGAGCGCCTTCCAGGCGCTCTACGCCGGTTTCGTCTCCGATCTCCGCGCCCATCTCGAGGGGTCTCGATTCTCCACGGCAACACCAGTCGCCACCCGCTAACAGAGGAGACCGCAGCATGGACCGTCATGCGCCAGGTGCCCCGACGACGATGGTGATGAATCCGACCGCCCAGTGGGTGTTCACCCTGCTTCACTTCGCCGTGGCAATCGGCCTCACCGCATGGGTGTGGCGCCGCTGGGACCGCGGCGAGGCCCGTATCGCGCTGCTGGTGCTGCTGGGCGGCGGCCTGTCCATCATCGCCGAACCGTTCTTCGACCGGCTCGGATTCATCTGGCACGCAACCGTGAACCAGTGGACTTTCGTGAGCTTGTTCGGGCACAGCGTCCCGGTGTGGATGTTCCCGGTCTACTTCTGGTTCATCGGTGGCCAGACCGTGTACATCCTGCATCGGTTGCGGGCGGGCGCCAGCGTGCGTGACATGTGGTGGTTGTACGCGGTGTTCTGCGTGATGGATGCGGTTCTCGAGCTGCCGATTCTGTACGTCGGAGGCGTCTACACATACTTCGGCAATCAGCCGTTCTGGGAGGCCGATTGGTTCCCCCTCCCTGGCTGGTACATCTTCGCCAACGGCGAACTGCCCTTCGCCGCGGCGGCCGTCGTTCTGCTGCTGAGTTCACTAGGCGACCGCCGCTACGCGTACGCGATTCCCATCGCCAAACCGATGGCCACATTCGCGGTGTACGCCGCCATCGCGTGGCCGGTCTGGGCCGCTCTCGACGCCGACGCGTCGACGTTCGTCAGCTACGCCGCCGGCCTCGCCACGATCGCTCTGGTCCTGTTCACCCGACAGGTACTGGCGACCGCCTGCGTCCGTACCGTGGCGGGTGGCGGCGCTGAAACGTTCTGGCCGACTCGCACAGCCGCGAGCGTCCCGGTGGTACCCAGTCGAGGCGCGTAGTCGTAAACAACCCCCGCTCCCGTGTACAGGGTGCGGGGGCCGTTCACGGATCCCTTCGCTGGAACGAGCCGCAGTCGATCAGCTCTCACCCTCGTAACGGTCGAATGCCAGGCGCAGTCTTTCGGGTCCGTTGGCTATACCGGGCGCCCAGTGCACGGGCTCCGTCGGGTCGATGAAGCGCAGGTTCGTAATCTGTGTGAAGAGTTCATCGAACGCGACGGCGATCTGGAGGCGGGCGAAGTGCGAACCCAGGCAGCGGTGGATTCCTAGTCCGAATCCCATGTTGCCCGCCCTGCGTACGTCGAAGTTCAACGTGTCGGCGTCGACGAACTGGTTTTCGTCGCGATTGGCGGAATCGAATCGGACCAGCAGCTGCTCGCCGGCGCTGATCTTGACGCCGCCCAGTTCAACGTCCTTGGTCACGCGTCGTCCGAGGCAGCCGACCGGCGACTCCAACCGGATGAACTCGTCGAGATCCTGCCGCACCCAACGGGGGTCGCGAAGGCGGGCCTCCAGCTCCGGTTGCACGGCCACGTGGTAGGCGATGGAGCCCATTGCGCCACGTGTGGTGTCGAGACCGCCGAGGAACAGCACAGTGAGCACACCCAATCGCTCGTCCTCGGTGAGCGGCCGTGCGTCAGCACCGACGGTGCCGTTGATGAGCGCATTGATCACGTCGTTGCGCTCGACCGGGTTGTCCTCACGATCGGCTAGATACTGGCCGGCCAGAACGGCGAGGTCGAAGAACGACTCGTCGGACGCTTCGATGCCCGCGCGGACGACGATGTCACCCGCCTCCCGCATCTTCTGCGGATCCTGCTCGTTGAAAGCGACTTTCGCCAGCGCGTTGGCCACGAAGGGTGCGGCGAACTCAGTGATGAAGTCGAACTCGCCCTTGTCGATGAACTGCTCGATAAGCGCCCGTGCCTCGCTGCGCATCTCGGGTTCGTACTGCAGGAGGAAGTTCCTGGTGAACAGCGGGTTGAGCAGTTTGCGCAGTTCGGTCTGGAAAGGCGGGTCGGCATCCAGCGGGTTGAGCGACACCGGAGACGCGCCTCTCGGGTTCACCCCCGTAGAGGAGAAAGTCGTCGGATCCTCGAGAACCTTTCGCACTTCCTCGTACCGCGTCACGACGTACTGTCCGCCTCCGTCAGCCGACGTGTGCGCGACCGGACAAGTGGCCCGAGCATGGGCGAAGACGTCCCACTTCACCCGCTCGTGCTCGGGATTCCACATGTCGAAACGGTCGAGGATGTCCTCGGGATTCACACTGGGCTCAGTCGACACGGTCGATGCTCCTTCGTCGCTTTCACGCGCGTCTGTGCGACGCGCCGCACGCGTATACGAGAGTAAACCATCGTCGTTTGGTTCATCAATGACGGGCGCGAAAAGGGCGCGAGGCCGATTTCGTATCCCGATAACCAAACATGGTTTGCTAAACTGCACAGGCAAACGTGCGCTGCGGTTGCACCCCAACAGTGGTGCAATCCGAATTCGCTCGGTCCCGAGTTCACGGAAGGGTGCCTCATGAAGGCGATCATCGATAACCACCTCTGTCAGGGCCATGGTCGCTGTGTCACCATCTGCCCCGACGTCTTCGACATGGATGACGCGGGCAACGGCATCGTCATCGTCGACGAGGTGCCGGAGCATCTCGTCGACGACGCGGAGGAGGCTGCAGTGGCGTGCCCGGAGACCGCTATCCGCATCGAGCGCTGAGCGTGGGGCCAGCGCCGAGCGTCAGGGCGACTCGCTTGCCAGATCCTCTAGCTGGCGCAGTATTTCGGCATTGTGCTCGCCGAGGAGCGGCGCACCGCGGACGACCCGGCCGGGGGTCGCGCTGAGCTTGGGAACCACTCCCGGCATGGGCACCGTTTCGTCTCCTAGCCCCGGCTCTGGCACGTCGATGATCATGTCCCGCGCGGCGTAATGCGGATCGCCGGCGATGTCGTCGGCCTTGTAGATGCGTCCTGCCGGTATCCCGTGCTCGGAGAGGCATCTGAGGGCAGCATCGCTGCTCAGCGTCACGGTCCAAGCGGATATCGCGGCGTCGAGTTCCACCTGGGCCGCACCCCGTCCTACGTGACTGAGGTAGGGCGAACCTGGCGCGACCCAATCGGGTCGGTCCATGGCCTCGGCGAGCCTTGTGAACACCGAATCTTGATTGGCGCCAACGATTATCCACTGACCGTCCGCCGTGGGATATACGTTCGACGGCGCGATGCCCGGCAGTAGAGGTCCGCTCGGCTGGCGTATGCGTCCCAGCTTCACGTACTCGGCCACGGTCGACTCCATGTACATCCACATCGCCTCGTACAGAGCGACATCAATGATCTGCCCGAGTCCCGATCCGTTCTTCCGGTCTCGCGCCCAGAGCGCCATCAACGCTCCGATGAACCCCTGCGTGGCTGCCAAGGCGTCACCGAGCGAGATGCCCACACGCACTGGCGGCCGTCCTGGCTCACCGGACAGATGCCGAAATCCGCTCATCGCCTCGGCGACGGAACCGAACCCGGCTTGATCGCGGTACGGCCCGCTCTGACCGAATCCGGTGATGCGCACCATGATCAGACCCGGATTGATCTCGGCGAGGTTTTCGGGACCGAGTCCCCAGCGTTCCATGGTGCCGGGTCGGAAGTTCTCCACGACGACATCGGCGGTTCTCGCCAGCTCGCGAAAGATCCGCTGGCCTTCGCTACTGCGAAGGTCCAGTTCGACCGACTTCTTCCCGCGGCCGATGATCGACCAGTACAAGCCTATGCCCTTGTACAGGCCGCCCCACGTCCGCATGGGATCACCGACACCCGGCGGTTCGAGTTTGATCACCTCGGCGCCGTGGTCGGCGAAGAGGTGTCCGCAGAACGGGCCGCCGATGATGTGGCCAGCCTCGAGCACGCGAAGCCCTTCCAGCGCGCCGCCGTTGATCGGTGTCGTAGCGGTCATCGACTGGCCGCCGACGTCCCGAGTTGTATCGGAAGATCGTCGGCCAGGACACCGGCCACGACCTTCTCGCCAGGTGTGAAGGTCGCGGGCATGGCGATGTAGCCGTTGACCAGGGGGATAGTCGGATATGCGACGACCTTCTCACGGTCGATCCGGTAGTCCGGCATACGGTTGAGCACCTCCTGGAGGAGCAAGGCCATCTCGGCTGGAGCGACGAAGGCTCCGAGGCAACGGTGCACGCCGGATCCGAACGACAGGTGGCGGTTAGGAGCCCGATCGAGCTGAACCTCATTCGGATTGTCGAAGACCTGGTCGTCGGCGTTGGCAGAGCCGAGTGCCAGCAGGACCCGGTCACCGATGTCGAGTCGAACTCCGGCGACCTCGACCGGCTGTGCCACCGTGCGGGCCACACCCGTGCTCGGACTGGTGTAGCGGATGAGCTCATCAACCGCAGCCGGAAGGCGCGAGTGGTCTTCGGCGAGCCATTCCCACTGGTCGCGGTGATCGTCGAAGTAGAGGAAGCTGTTGGCGATCAGCGCGGTCGTAGTGTCGATGCCGCCGTTGAGGAGCATGAAGATCAACTCGACGGCGAGGTCCTCGGAGATGGGTTCACCGTTCTCTTCGCCGCTCAGAAGCTGCTCGAGCACGCTGCCGTCGTCCAGGGGGTGCGCGCGGCGCTCCCGAACGGTGGCGCGAATGTCATCGAGCATCGACGCGACGGCGCGGCCCGAACCCTTTTCCCGGTAGGCGGCCTTGTGCAGGGTGGTGGCGTAGAACTCCCACCGGTCGAGAGGCAATCCGAGGTAGTCGAGGGTGATCAACGCCGGCAACGGATTGGCGATGTCGTCGACGAAGTCGATCGACCCGCTCTCGATCACCTTGTCGATGCACCAGGACACCAGTTGCTGCATCCGAGGCTGGTATTCCTGGACGGCCCGCTTGGTGAATCGCCCGCTGATGATCTTCCTGAGCGCTTGCGATCTCGGCGGATCCATCTCCATCATGCCCATCCGAACGGCGTTGGTGGGGACGGTGACGCCGCCGGAGGCGATCCGGCCGTCGCCGAGGTCCAAGTCCCGCCCGCAAACGAAATTCTGCGGATCGTGCAGGATCTGTTGAATCGCTTGGTAGTCGGTGGCTACGAAGAAGCCGCCGTGCTTCTCGCTGTGCGCCATAGGGCAAGCAGCGCGAAGCCCTGCGTACTGCTCACGCCAGCTCTCGGCGAACTCGGGCGAATGGTGGTCGAACTGATCCATGACGACTCCTCCGGGGGGCGGCCGGGTGCGACTCGACGAGCGGGATTGCGACCCAGCGAGAACCTTGTGAGAATACCAAACACTGTTCGGTGAACCCAAGAATCAAGAGCTTCTGCTCTTCCGCACCACGGCGAACATCTCGTCGACGTCAGTGAACTTCAGCCGAAGTCGGCCGTGGCGGGCACCAGCGCTGACCTCCGCCCTGTCGAGGACCATCCAGCCCTGGTAGTCGACCACGTCGGGTTGCCGCATCCGCACCAGCGCGCCGATGGCGTCCGGCGCAGTGGTCACCTCGTGAAGCCGTCCTCGCTCGAAGTCGTCGAGGACGTGCGCCACGGTCTCCGCGGCGCACCGCTTGTTCGTCCCGATCACCCCGGACGGTCCTCGCTTGATCCATCCGGCGACGTACTGCCCGGCGACGACGTCGCCGTCTGGCCCGGTGAGCACCCGCCCCTCGGAATTCGGTATGACACCTCGGGTTTCGTCAAACGGCACCCCCGCGAGCCCTCGACCGTGGTATCCCACCGAACGCAGGACCAGGCCAGTCTCGATGACCTCGGTGTCGCTCGTAGGCTTCGCGATCACCGACCCGTCGGCGCATGCCACGAGCTCGTTGCGGACTACCCGGACGGCGTCGACGCTCTCGTCACCCAGAATCGCTTCCGGCGAGCGAAGGTATCGGAAGACGATCCTCTTGTTGGCGACGGGCGCCGTTGCCGCCGCCTCCTGAGCGAGCTTGACCTTCACGCCCACCGACGGGTCGGCGCCCTCGCTCTCGATCAAGTGGGCGCTCACCTCATCGAGCTGGGCCTCGGCAGGATCGGCCACCACGTCAATGTCCTTGCGCTTCATCAAGGCTAGGAACTCCGGATTGGTGTACGCGGCCTGCGCCACGCCTCGACGGCTCAGGATGACCACTTCTTCGATCTTGCTGTGCCGCAACGCCTCGACGGCGTGCGGCGCGATATCGGTGGTGTCCAACTCGTCGGGATCCGACAGGATGATGCGCGCCACGTCCAAAGCCACGTTGCCGTTGCCGACGATGACGGCCCGCTCGCAGCCCAGGTCGAACTGCAGATGGCGGTAATCCGGATGCCCGTTGTACCAGGCGACGAAGTCAGTCGCAGAATGCGACCCGGGCAAATCCTCGCCCGGCACACCGAGTTTTCTGTCCCCCGGCGCACCGATGGCATAGATCACCGCGTTGTGGTGCTCGGCCAATTCCTCCGGGGTCAGGTGCATGCCGACCTCGACCCCGAGGTGAAGAGCCAACCCCGGTTTGTTGCCCAACGAACGGAACACGTCCGTAACGGATTTCGTGCTGGGATGGTCCGGTGCTACCCCGGCTCGGATCAAACCGTAGGGGGTCGGCAGACGATCGAACATGTTGACCATGACCCCGGGTTGTTCGAGCAGCTCTGCCGCCGCGTACCAGGCGGCTGGGCCCGACCCCACCAGGGCTACCCTCAGCCCGGCGGCCTCAACCGTACGCCGCTGGGTCGGCGGACGCGCCGGTGTGCCGGGTTCGATGGGATAGCGGTCGTAATACGCGGCGTTCAACGCGAGGTACGGCTCGGTGTCGTCGTCGAGCTCGTCCTCGGCCTTGATCGCGTCGACCGGGCACTCGTATACGCATGCCGCGCAATCGATACACGTGTTCGGGTCGATGAACAGCATCTCCGTTTTCATGAACGGAGCCTCTTCGGGCGTCGGATGTATGCAGTTCACCGGGCACACTTCGACACACGAGGCGTCGTTGCAGCAGGGCTGCGTGATCACGTACGTCATGAGGCGTGGCCGAGAGCCGAGCCATTGCGCGACCTGTAGCGGACTCGTAAGCGGGTCATTTGACCGGGTATCCCTTTGTCGCGGTGTAGGTCTGGTACTGCTCGAACGCCGGGGTGATCGCGGGAAGCAGTTTGAGTAGCTTGCCGACCGGTCCCTCCACCTTGACCTTCTTCCGGGCGAGTGCCATGGGCACATTCAGAGCGCCGAGCCAGAACTTGTGGCCGTCATCTGCGGACATCGACAGCTTGAGCTCCGATTCACGCGCGGCTGCCTCCTCTCCCGCGTACACGACAGGAGGGTCCACTGTGCAGTCGAGCAGGA is a window from the Mycolicibacterium anyangense genome containing:
- a CDS encoding CaiB/BaiF CoA transferase family protein; the protein is MTATTPINGGALEGLRVLEAGHIIGGPFCGHLFADHGAEVIKLEPPGVGDPMRTWGGLYKGIGLYWSIIGRGKKSVELDLRSSEGQRIFRELARTADVVVENFRPGTMERWGLGPENLAEINPGLIMVRITGFGQSGPYRDQAGFGSVAEAMSGFRHLSGEPGRPPVRVGISLGDALAATQGFIGALMALWARDRKNGSGLGQIIDVALYEAMWMYMESTVAEYVKLGRIRQPSGPLLPGIAPSNVYPTADGQWIIVGANQDSVFTRLAEAMDRPDWVAPGSPYLSHVGRGAAQVELDAAISAWTVTLSSDAALRCLSEHGIPAGRIYKADDIAGDPHYAARDMIIDVPEPGLGDETVPMPGVVPKLSATPGRVVRGAPLLGEHNAEILRQLEDLASESP
- a CDS encoding cytochrome P450 produces the protein MVIGIRNRPRALFAPVIDEPNDDGLLSYTRAARRTDARESDEGASTVSTEPSVNPEDILDRFDMWNPEHERVKWDVFAHARATCPVAHTSADGGGQYVVTRYEEVRKVLEDPTTFSSTGVNPRGASPVSLNPLDADPPFQTELRKLLNPLFTRNFLLQYEPEMRSEARALIEQFIDKGEFDFITEFAAPFVANALAKVAFNEQDPQKMREAGDIVVRAGIEASDESFFDLAVLAGQYLADREDNPVERNDVINALINGTVGADARPLTEDERLGVLTVLFLGGLDTTRGAMGSIAYHVAVQPELEARLRDPRWVRQDLDEFIRLESPVGCLGRRVTKDVELGGVKISAGEQLLVRFDSANRDENQFVDADTLNFDVRRAGNMGFGLGIHRCLGSHFARLQIAVAFDELFTQITNLRFIDPTEPVHWAPGIANGPERLRLAFDRYEGES
- a CDS encoding SCP2 sterol-binding domain-containing protein; the protein is MSVFTTSDELTEFVTPFLEQIVADPDLRPKFVAGDTSFKVQYTGPDALFLLDCTVDPPVVYAGEEAAARESELKLSMSADDGHKFWLGALNVPMALARKKVKVEGPVGKLLKLLPAITPAFEQYQTYTATKGYPVK
- a CDS encoding SRPBCC family protein, with the protein product MARATFSAVIDHPVEVVWEVIGDFHGIDRWVGMITASVAEGGGRGSVGSVRRLTLADGRTVAERLLMFDDVARRLAYDFPEGCPFPVDGFVGSVELAPITETGATFLQWHSSFDADGASRDAMASAFQALYAGFVSDLRAHLEGSRFSTATPVATR
- a CDS encoding FAD-dependent oxidoreductase, producing MTYVITQPCCNDASCVEVCPVNCIHPTPEEAPFMKTEMLFIDPNTCIDCAACVYECPVDAIKAEDELDDDTEPYLALNAAYYDRYPIEPGTPARPPTQRRTVEAAGLRVALVGSGPAAWYAAAELLEQPGVMVNMFDRLPTPYGLIRAGVAPDHPSTKSVTDVFRSLGNKPGLALHLGVEVGMHLTPEELAEHHNAVIYAIGAPGDRKLGVPGEDLPGSHSATDFVAWYNGHPDYRHLQFDLGCERAVIVGNGNVALDVARIILSDPDELDTTDIAPHAVEALRHSKIEEVVILSRRGVAQAAYTNPEFLALMKRKDIDVVADPAEAQLDEVSAHLIESEGADPSVGVKVKLAQEAAATAPVANKRIVFRYLRSPEAILGDESVDAVRVVRNELVACADGSVIAKPTSDTEVIETGLVLRSVGYHGRGLAGVPFDETRGVIPNSEGRVLTGPDGDVVAGQYVAGWIKRGPSGVIGTNKRCAAETVAHVLDDFERGRLHEVTTAPDAIGALVRMRQPDVVDYQGWMVLDRAEVSAGARHGRLRLKFTDVDEMFAVVRKSRSS
- a CDS encoding ferredoxin, with amino-acid sequence MKAIIDNHLCQGHGRCVTICPDVFDMDDAGNGIVIVDEVPEHLVDDAEEAAVACPETAIRIER
- a CDS encoding 3,4-dihydroxy-2-butanone-4-phosphate synthase, whose amino-acid sequence is MTIDDAVVKTAADSISRGECIVLFDDFAEDGGADLVMAAALVTTAQMAFFVRYTGGFIAVALPESRCNRLRIPSVVDNDEDWRTPHHGVAVDAAEGIGTGISATDRAHTARLLADPESAHADFTRPGHVIPLRVPRRAYRSGAADPIATALYLCAAGGFPAALRSQLVQDAGPRMTGAEAEVFARAHGLLSVSHVAVLRAVNPATVL
- a CDS encoding cytochrome P450 gives rise to the protein MDQFDHHSPEFAESWREQYAGLRAACPMAHSEKHGGFFVATDYQAIQQILHDPQNFVCGRDLDLGDGRIASGGVTVPTNAVRMGMMEMDPPRSQALRKIISGRFTKRAVQEYQPRMQQLVSWCIDKVIESGSIDFVDDIANPLPALITLDYLGLPLDRWEFYATTLHKAAYREKGSGRAVASMLDDIRATVRERRAHPLDDGSVLEQLLSGEENGEPISEDLAVELIFMLLNGGIDTTTALIANSFLYFDDHRDQWEWLAEDHSRLPAAVDELIRYTSPSTGVARTVAQPVEVAGVRLDIGDRVLLALGSANADDQVFDNPNEVQLDRAPNRHLSFGSGVHRCLGAFVAPAEMALLLQEVLNRMPDYRIDREKVVAYPTIPLVNGYIAMPATFTPGEKVVAGVLADDLPIQLGTSAASR